One genomic window of Pseudomonas sp. LFM046 includes the following:
- a CDS encoding alpha/beta hydrolase — protein sequence MTTHAQAFTRVIHPTRGRWASELLNLLLRISVKSRHGLHIDIPKLREKFRQLNRQASNALLADVQRESVECNGVAAQWLSPRGYRQDRVLLYIHGGAFVAHTPEVYAAMVASWCPPLKTRALLLDYRLAPEHPYPTALHECLAAYQWLLDQGFKAKNIVIAGDSAGGNLVMATLQHLKAANQPLPSCAVLLSPFLDFTLSGKSALDNAPHDPIFNLAFAVGIRGFYAPADTYSQPSVSPLFGDFSGLPPLLFQVGSTEMLLDDSVRAAARADAAGVPVQLEIWKRLPHVFQMIAALPQAGAAAQRIQSFVNDHTDWDG from the coding sequence GCTGCTGCGCATCTCGGTGAAGTCGCGGCATGGATTGCACATCGACATTCCGAAACTGCGTGAAAAATTCCGCCAGCTGAATCGCCAGGCCTCCAACGCCCTCCTGGCAGACGTGCAACGGGAAAGCGTGGAGTGCAATGGGGTGGCTGCCCAGTGGCTGTCGCCCAGGGGTTACCGCCAGGACCGGGTCCTGCTCTATATCCATGGAGGGGCATTCGTGGCTCACACGCCCGAGGTGTATGCCGCCATGGTGGCCTCCTGGTGTCCGCCCCTGAAGACCCGAGCGCTCCTGCTGGATTACCGCCTGGCCCCCGAACACCCCTATCCCACTGCGCTGCACGAGTGCCTCGCTGCCTACCAGTGGTTGCTGGATCAGGGTTTCAAGGCCAAGAACATCGTGATCGCCGGCGACTCCGCCGGCGGCAACCTGGTCATGGCCACCCTGCAGCACCTCAAGGCCGCCAACCAGCCGCTGCCGAGCTGCGCAGTGCTGCTCTCACCCTTCCTGGATTTCACCCTCAGCGGCAAGAGCGCACTGGACAACGCGCCACACGACCCGATCTTCAACCTGGCCTTCGCGGTGGGCATCCGCGGCTTCTACGCGCCAGCCGACACCTATTCGCAACCGTCGGTATCGCCCCTGTTCGGAGACTTTTCCGGTCTTCCACCGTTGCTGTTCCAGGTGGGCAGCACGGAAATGCTGCTGGATGACTCCGTTCGGGCCGCCGCGAGGGCCGATGCCGCCGGCGTGCCGGTGCAGCTGGAGATCTGGAAGCGGCTTCCCCATGTCTTCCAGATGATCGCTGCCCTGCCCCAGGCCGGTGCAGCCGCACAGCGCATTCAAAGCTTCGTCAACGACCACACGGACTGGGATGGCTAG